Genomic window (Chrysiogenia bacterium):
AAAGTCGGTGCTCTTCGTCCAGAGCGACATCAAGGAACACGCCGAGCTCTACCTGCTGCTCAGCATGCTGGTGCCCATTCCCTGGCTTGAGCGCAACCCGACCTACCGCGAGCAGCTTCGCGAGCTGCGCCGCACCCACGTGCCGCCGCCGCTCGTCCAGAAGATCAACAAGGAACTCAAGAGCCGCGCGAAGAAGGAACTCGGTCAGCGCCTCCAGGCCGTCGTGTCCGCGCCCGAGGACGCCGAGCCCGCCGAGACGCTGATGGACCTGCTGCCGGAGATTGAGGCCGTGCTCTCGAAGGATCTGTTCGCGCGCCTCAAGCAGGCGGCCACCGCGCGCGATCTCTCCACGCTGGGCTTCCTCTCCTATCCGGTCCTGCAAACCGCCGACATCATCATCTACAAGGGCGACTACGTCCCCGTGGGTGAGGACCAGATGCCCCACGTGGAGCTCTCGCGTGACATCGTGCGCCGCTTCAATGCGCTCTACGGCGAGACCTTCCCCGAGCCCCAGGGCCTGCTCACGCCGACGCCGCGCCTGCTGGGCACGGACGAGCGCAAGATGAGCAAGAGCTACGACAATGCCGTCTTCCTTGGCGACAGCGCCGAAGAGACCCTTGCCAAGGTCAAGCCCATGAAGACCGATCCCGCCCGCATGCGGATGACCGACCCGGGCGATCCCGACAAGTGCAATGTCTTCAGTTGGCACAAGCTCTATTCCAGTGAGTCCGAGCAGGAAGATTGCGCCACCAAGTGCCGCGCCGCGGCCTTCGGTTGCATGGACTGCAAGATGATCCTTGCAGAGAACCTCAACCGCGAGCTCGCCCCCATTCGCGAGCGGCGCGCCGCCCTGCTCGAAGAGCCCAACCGGATCAAAGAGATTATTGCCGATGGCGCGGGCAAGGCGCGCGCCGTGGCCACCGAGACCATCAAGGAAGTGCGCGAGGCAATGAAAATCCATGGCTGAGCCGCAAGCGAAAAAGCCCGAGCAGGGCGATCTCTTCGAGCCGGGTTTCGGCTACCACGTGCGGCTGCCCGTCTTCGACGGGCCGCTCGACCTGCTGCTGTACCTGATTCGCAAGCACCGCATCGACATCTACGACATCCCCATCGCGCTCATTACGGACGAGTACCTGCGCTACATCGAGCACATGCAGGACCTGGACATCGACCTGGCCGGCGACTTCCTGGTGATGGCCGCGACGCTGATGCACATCAAGAGCCAGATGCTGCTGCCGCGTCCCGAAGAGGACGAGGACGAAGAGGGCGAAGACCCGCGCGCCGAGCTCGTCCGCATGCTGCTCGAATACCAGTCGATCAAGGAAGCGGCCCGCCAGCTCGGCACGCGCGCGCTGCTCGACCGGGACGTGTTCACCCACACGCCCCACCCCGACGACCTGCCCGACCCCGAGGACGGCGGCATTGCCGACGTGGACCTGGTGGTCTTCCTCAAGGCATTCCGCAAGGTCATCGAGCGCAAGCCCGTCGACGCCCACAAGGTGCGCGAGGAAACCTTCCACGTGCGCGATCGCATTCTGGGGCTGGCAGAGCGCCTGCAGAGCGTCGAGCGGCTCACCTTCGACGAGATCTTCGAGACCGACCAGGAGCGAAGCCGCGCCTGGCTGATCGTGACCTTCCTGGCGATTCTCGAACTGGTGCGCATGAAGATGCTCAAAGTCTCCCAGGCCGAGACGGGCGGCGATCTCTACATCCTGCCCCAGCCCACCCTCTCGCCCGATGCGCTGGACCTGCAGCAGGTCGACAGCTTCGGCGGCGAGAGCGCCGAAGACATCGAAAAGGAATTCGAAGCCGAGGCGGCCGAAGTAGCCGCCGCGGCCCGGGAACTCGATGAGTCCGACGAAGAGTCGGAAGAAGACTACGACGACGAGTTCAACGACGAAGAAGGAGACGACAATGGCTGAGCAAGAGCCGTTGGATGAGGAGCACGCAGAGCAGAGCGAAGAGGCGCAGACCTCCGCCGAGAGCGCGCATGCCGAAGAGGACCTCGCCGAGGAAGAAGCCGAAGAAGAAGACCTCGGCGAAGAGAGTGACGACGAGGCCGGCGGCCTTGCGCGAAGGCTCAGTGACGAGCGCCTGCGTTCGGTGATCGAGTCGCTGATCTTTGCCTCGCCCAAGCCCCTGGCGCTGACCTCCATCGCGAACCTGCTGCGCCCGGTCAAGCGCAAGCGCGTGCGCGAGGTGCTCGATGCCATCATTGCCGAGGGCGCAGAGCGCGAACTCGCGGGCACCCACGGCTTCGTGCTTAAGGAAGTGGCCGGCGGCTATCACTACCGCACCGTTGCCGACAACGCCCCCTGGCTCAAGAAGCTCCAGAAGACGCGCCCCTGGCGCCTCACGCAGGCCACCCTCGAAGTGCTGGCGATTGTCGCCTACAAGCAGCCCATTACCCGCGGCGAGGTCGAGCAGCTCCGCGGCGTCGATTCGAGCGCCGTGATGACCAAACTCATCGAGCGCCGCCTGATTCAGCCCGCCGGCCGCAAGGAAGTGCCCGGCTGGCCGATGATGTACGCCACCACGCCCTCCTTCCTGGAGTTCTTCGGCCTCAAGACCCTCAAGGACCTGCCCACCCTTCGCGAGATCAAGGAGATCACCGACCTCGAAGACGAGGTGGAAGTCCCCGAAGAGCTGCGCGCCTTCGAGGAAGAGCGCCGCAAGCAGCTCGAAGCCGAGCAGGACGGCCTGCTCGAAGACGACGACGAATACGAGCGCATGGCCGCCGAGCGTGGCGAAGGCGAAGAAGCCCCCGAAGACGGCGAAGCCTCCGAGGACGAGGAAGAGAGCAAGGGCGTCTCTTTTGACGACCTCTCCGGGGACGAAGATGCCGAACGCGCCGATGCTTCCGACGATGAAGACGCAGCCGACGACGAGGACTTCGAGGAAGACGATTCAGAAGAAGATGAAGACTTCGAGGACGAGGAAGACCCGCGCGAGGAGGAGTAGCGCGCGAGCTTATTGCAAGGGTTCCTGAAGGCCCGGCTCAATGCGAGTCGGGCTTTTGTTTGTCAGGGTCCTCGCTGCAAATCTCAACTACTGGGTCCGATGCAGGGGCCAGCCGCCGCGACC
Coding sequences:
- a CDS encoding tryptophan--tRNA ligase codes for the protein MGKRVLSGMRPTGPLHIGHWEGVLKNWVQLQSEHDCYFFSADWHVLTTDYERASDVGANVVDNVADWIACGLDPEKSVLFVQSDIKEHAELYLLLSMLVPIPWLERNPTYREQLRELRRTHVPPPLVQKINKELKSRAKKELGQRLQAVVSAPEDAEPAETLMDLLPEIEAVLSKDLFARLKQAATARDLSTLGFLSYPVLQTADIIIYKGDYVPVGEDQMPHVELSRDIVRRFNALYGETFPEPQGLLTPTPRLLGTDERKMSKSYDNAVFLGDSAEETLAKVKPMKTDPARMRMTDPGDPDKCNVFSWHKLYSSESEQEDCATKCRAAAFGCMDCKMILAENLNRELAPIRERRAALLEEPNRIKEIIADGAGKARAVATETIKEVREAMKIHG
- a CDS encoding segregation/condensation protein A: MAEPQAKKPEQGDLFEPGFGYHVRLPVFDGPLDLLLYLIRKHRIDIYDIPIALITDEYLRYIEHMQDLDIDLAGDFLVMAATLMHIKSQMLLPRPEEDEDEEGEDPRAELVRMLLEYQSIKEAARQLGTRALLDRDVFTHTPHPDDLPDPEDGGIADVDLVVFLKAFRKVIERKPVDAHKVREETFHVRDRILGLAERLQSVERLTFDEIFETDQERSRAWLIVTFLAILELVRMKMLKVSQAETGGDLYILPQPTLSPDALDLQQVDSFGGESAEDIEKEFEAEAAEVAAAARELDESDEESEEDYDDEFNDEEGDDNG
- the scpB gene encoding SMC-Scp complex subunit ScpB — translated: MAEQEPLDEEHAEQSEEAQTSAESAHAEEDLAEEEAEEEDLGEESDDEAGGLARRLSDERLRSVIESLIFASPKPLALTSIANLLRPVKRKRVREVLDAIIAEGAERELAGTHGFVLKEVAGGYHYRTVADNAPWLKKLQKTRPWRLTQATLEVLAIVAYKQPITRGEVEQLRGVDSSAVMTKLIERRLIQPAGRKEVPGWPMMYATTPSFLEFFGLKTLKDLPTLREIKEITDLEDEVEVPEELRAFEEERRKQLEAEQDGLLEDDDEYERMAAERGEGEEAPEDGEASEDEEESKGVSFDDLSGDEDAERADASDDEDAADDEDFEEDDSEEDEDFEDEEDPREEE